From a region of the Synechococcus sp. MW101C3 genome:
- the gltB gene encoding glutamate synthase large subunit, producing MPHFSRPVWPHCDSPAPEAVAGERDACGVGFLAQLSGEASHALLAQALHGLHCMEHRGGCGGDGDSGDGAGILCGIPWPYLEAVWPAARSEQGRPRGLAMLFLPAEAERRAVARAFCEQAAAGLGLRSIGWREVPVAPEVLGPLARQTAPAIEQWLVEGEVAGDALEALLFRCRRRVGDLVREAWGPGPSDLYFASFSSRTVVYKGMVRSEVLPAFYADLRDPRFAVSFAVYHRRFSTNTLPRWPLAQPMRLLGHNGEINTLLGNINWAHAAQSHLDAIWGDAANDLKPVVNAAFSDSANLDAMLELMVRSGRPITDSLLTLVPEAFRQQPELESRPAIQAFYDYSACVQEPWDGPALLVFSDGRSVGATLDRNGLRPARYCITSDGLVAMGSETGVLEIDESRIIEKGRLGPGQMLAVDLEQGRLLRNWQVKEEVAARHPYGAWLLEHRRALDSRPWITETSLGALDLLQHQTAFGFTAEDFDLVIEDMAGQGKEPTYCMGDDIPLAVLSSKPHLLYDYFKQRFAQVTNPPIDPLREELVMSLEMHLGRRGSPLRPEPGSASVLHLQSPLLNEAELKALPEQGLATITLSTLLPVEAGPAGLGDAVQRLCQEAEQAVRNQAEILVLSDRCGSGLSPTTSYIPPLLAVGAVHHHLLGLGLRLHCSLVVDTAQCWSTHHLACLIGFGASAVCPWLTWETTRHWLQLPKTISLIERGRLPAIDAAAAQANVRQALEAGLRKILSKIGISMLASYHGAQIFEAIGIGADLIELAFRGTTSRVAGLTLADLASETLTFHAKAFPELHRTKLEFMGFVQYRTGGEFHLNSPEMAKALHAAVAAGPGYDHFSTYRTLLENRPVTSLRDLLELTPAPQPLPLDQVESAESICSRFCTGGMSLGALSREAHEVLAVAMNRIGGKSNSGEGGEDPARYHPLHDVDAGGHSPTLPTIGGLRNGDTACSAIKQIASGRFGVTPEYLRSGTQLEIKVAQGAKPGEGGQLPGPKVDAYIAWLRNSKPGVALISPPPHHDIYSIEDLAQLIHDLHQVHPAAKVSVKLVSEIGIGTIAAGVAKANADVIQISGHDGGTGASPLSSIKHAGSPWELGLSEVHRSLLANGLRDRVLLRADGGLKTGWDVVMAALLGAEEFGFGSVAMIAEGCIMARVCHTNNCPVGVASQKEALRKRFTGIPEHVVNFFAFVAEEVRQLLSVLGVARLEDLIGRNDLLQRREVQLVKTSSVDLSCLLDTVPHAGDRSWLQHEASAHGNGPILEDSLLEDAEVLAAIEGHGKIQRQLRILTTDRSVGARIAGEIAALHGNKGFNGLLDLRFEGGAGQSFGAFLLRGMQLTLVGEANDYVGKGINGGRLVVVPPAGAADPGAQVILGNTCLYGATGGELFALGRAGERFAVRNSGAVAVVEGSGDHACEYMTGGVVVILGSTGRNVAAGMTGGVAFLLDEHDGLAARLNPEIVSMVPLDTPEQEQLLKPLLETHLELTGSRRAAEVLANWPQWRPRFKVLVPPSELATVGLAEGRVTVPA from the coding sequence ATGCCTCACTTCTCCCGTCCCGTCTGGCCCCATTGCGACAGTCCGGCGCCTGAGGCCGTGGCGGGCGAGCGCGATGCCTGCGGCGTTGGCTTTCTGGCCCAGCTCAGCGGCGAGGCGAGCCATGCTCTGCTCGCCCAGGCCCTGCATGGTCTCCACTGCATGGAGCACCGCGGTGGCTGCGGTGGCGACGGCGATTCCGGGGATGGCGCCGGCATCCTCTGTGGCATCCCCTGGCCCTACCTGGAAGCGGTCTGGCCCGCCGCCCGCAGCGAACAGGGTCGGCCCCGCGGTCTGGCGATGCTGTTCCTGCCCGCCGAGGCGGAGCGCCGAGCTGTGGCACGCGCCTTCTGTGAGCAGGCGGCCGCCGGCCTGGGCCTGCGCAGCATCGGCTGGCGTGAGGTGCCTGTAGCGCCTGAGGTGCTCGGCCCACTGGCCCGCCAGACCGCCCCCGCAATCGAGCAGTGGCTCGTGGAAGGCGAGGTGGCTGGCGATGCGCTCGAAGCCCTGCTCTTCCGTTGCCGCCGCCGCGTCGGGGATCTGGTGAGGGAAGCCTGGGGCCCCGGCCCCAGCGATCTCTACTTCGCCTCCTTCAGCAGCCGCACGGTCGTCTACAAGGGCATGGTGCGCTCCGAGGTGCTGCCGGCGTTCTACGCCGACCTGCGCGACCCCCGCTTCGCGGTGAGCTTCGCCGTGTACCACCGCCGCTTCAGCACCAACACGTTGCCGCGCTGGCCCCTGGCGCAGCCGATGCGCCTGCTGGGTCACAACGGTGAGATCAACACCCTGCTGGGCAACATCAACTGGGCTCACGCTGCCCAGTCGCACCTCGATGCGATCTGGGGCGACGCCGCCAACGACCTCAAGCCGGTGGTCAACGCCGCCTTCAGCGATTCCGCCAACCTCGACGCCATGCTCGAGCTCATGGTGCGCAGCGGTCGGCCGATCACCGACAGCCTGCTCACGCTCGTGCCCGAGGCGTTCCGGCAGCAACCGGAGCTGGAATCACGGCCAGCGATCCAGGCCTTCTACGACTATTCCGCCTGTGTGCAGGAACCCTGGGATGGCCCGGCCCTGCTGGTGTTCAGCGATGGCCGCAGCGTGGGTGCCACGCTCGATCGCAACGGTCTGCGCCCCGCCCGCTACTGCATCACCAGCGACGGCCTGGTGGCGATGGGATCGGAAACCGGCGTCCTGGAGATCGACGAAAGCCGCATCATCGAAAAGGGCCGTCTCGGCCCCGGTCAGATGCTCGCCGTCGATCTCGAGCAAGGCCGCCTGTTGCGCAACTGGCAGGTGAAGGAGGAAGTGGCGGCCCGCCATCCCTACGGCGCCTGGCTGCTAGAGCACCGCCGCGCGCTCGACAGCCGGCCCTGGATCACCGAGACGAGCCTGGGGGCCCTCGACCTGCTGCAGCACCAGACCGCTTTCGGCTTCACCGCCGAAGACTTCGATCTGGTGATCGAGGACATGGCTGGCCAGGGCAAGGAACCCACGTATTGCATGGGCGACGACATCCCCCTGGCGGTGCTGTCCTCCAAGCCCCACCTCCTTTACGACTATTTCAAGCAACGCTTCGCCCAGGTCACCAACCCGCCGATCGATCCCCTGCGGGAAGAGTTGGTGATGAGCCTGGAGATGCACCTCGGCCGCCGGGGCTCACCGCTGCGGCCTGAGCCCGGTTCTGCCTCGGTGCTGCATCTGCAGTCGCCGCTGCTCAATGAGGCGGAGCTCAAGGCACTGCCGGAGCAGGGCCTGGCCACCATCACCCTCTCCACCCTGTTGCCGGTGGAAGCGGGGCCGGCCGGCCTCGGCGACGCGGTGCAGAGGCTCTGCCAGGAGGCGGAGCAGGCCGTGCGAAACCAGGCCGAAATCCTGGTGCTCTCCGACCGCTGCGGATCTGGTCTTTCGCCCACCACCTCCTATATCCCGCCTCTGCTGGCCGTGGGTGCGGTGCACCACCACCTGCTGGGTCTGGGCCTGCGGCTGCATTGCTCTCTGGTGGTGGACACCGCTCAGTGCTGGAGTACCCATCACCTGGCCTGCCTGATCGGCTTCGGTGCCAGTGCTGTGTGCCCCTGGCTCACCTGGGAAACCACGCGCCACTGGCTGCAGCTGCCCAAGACCATCTCTCTGATCGAGCGGGGTCGGCTGCCCGCCATTGATGCCGCTGCGGCCCAGGCGAATGTGCGCCAGGCCCTGGAAGCCGGCCTTCGCAAGATCCTCTCCAAGATCGGCATCTCGATGCTGGCCAGCTATCACGGGGCTCAGATCTTTGAGGCGATCGGCATCGGCGCCGACCTGATCGAGCTGGCATTCCGAGGCACCACCAGCCGGGTGGCGGGCCTCACCCTGGCGGATCTCGCCAGCGAAACCCTCACCTTCCACGCCAAGGCCTTCCCCGAACTCCATCGCACCAAGCTGGAGTTCATGGGCTTCGTTCAATACCGCACAGGCGGCGAATTCCATCTCAACAGCCCGGAGATGGCCAAGGCCCTCCATGCAGCCGTGGCAGCGGGCCCCGGCTACGACCACTTCTCCACCTACCGCACCCTGCTGGAGAACCGTCCGGTCACCTCCCTGCGCGACCTGCTTGAGCTCACCCCCGCCCCCCAGCCGCTGCCCCTTGATCAGGTGGAGAGCGCCGAAAGCATCTGCTCCCGTTTCTGCACCGGTGGCATGAGCCTCGGGGCCCTCTCGCGTGAGGCCCACGAAGTGCTGGCGGTGGCGATGAACCGCATCGGCGGCAAGAGCAACAGCGGCGAAGGGGGCGAGGATCCCGCCCGCTATCACCCGCTCCACGACGTCGACGCCGGCGGCCATTCCCCCACACTCCCCACCATCGGTGGCCTGCGCAACGGCGACACAGCCTGCTCCGCCATCAAGCAGATCGCTTCCGGCCGCTTCGGCGTCACGCCGGAGTATCTGCGCAGCGGCACCCAGCTGGAGATCAAGGTGGCCCAGGGAGCCAAGCCCGGCGAAGGCGGCCAACTGCCCGGCCCCAAGGTGGATGCTTACATCGCCTGGCTGCGTAACAGCAAACCCGGCGTCGCCCTGATCTCACCGCCGCCGCACCACGACATCTATTCCATCGAGGATCTGGCCCAGCTGATCCACGACCTTCACCAGGTCCATCCGGCCGCGAAGGTGTCTGTGAAGCTCGTGTCTGAGATCGGCATCGGCACGATCGCCGCCGGTGTGGCCAAGGCCAATGCCGATGTGATCCAGATCTCCGGCCACGACGGAGGCACAGGTGCCTCGCCGCTCAGTTCGATCAAGCACGCCGGCAGCCCCTGGGAGCTGGGTCTGTCGGAAGTGCACCGCAGCCTGCTGGCCAACGGCCTGCGCGACCGGGTGCTGCTGCGTGCAGACGGCGGCCTCAAGACCGGTTGGGACGTGGTGATGGCCGCCCTGCTCGGTGCCGAGGAATTCGGCTTCGGCTCGGTGGCCATGATTGCCGAGGGCTGCATCATGGCCCGCGTCTGCCACACCAACAATTGCCCCGTGGGTGTGGCCAGCCAGAAGGAGGCGCTGCGCAAGCGCTTCACCGGCATCCCCGAACACGTGGTGAACTTCTTCGCCTTCGTGGCCGAGGAAGTTCGCCAGTTGCTCAGCGTGCTGGGCGTGGCGCGGCTGGAGGACCTGATCGGCCGCAACGACCTGCTCCAGCGCCGGGAGGTGCAGCTGGTCAAGACCAGCTCGGTGGATCTCTCCTGCCTGCTGGATACGGTTCCCCACGCCGGCGACCGTTCCTGGCTGCAGCACGAGGCGTCCGCCCACGGCAATGGCCCCATCCTCGAAGACAGCCTCTTGGAGGACGCTGAAGTGCTGGCGGCGATCGAAGGCCATGGCAAGATCCAGCGCCAGCTGCGGATCCTCACCACCGACCGCAGTGTGGGAGCGCGGATTGCAGGCGAAATCGCCGCGCTTCACGGCAACAAGGGGTTCAACGGTCTGCTCGATCTCCGCTTTGAGGGCGGGGCCGGCCAAAGCTTTGGTGCCTTCCTGTTGCGCGGCATGCAGCTCACCCTCGTGGGCGAGGCCAACGATTACGTCGGCAAGGGCATCAACGGCGGGCGGCTCGTGGTGGTGCCCCCTGCCGGCGCGGCCGATCCCGGCGCCCAGGTGATCCTGGGCAACACCTGCCTCTACGGCGCCACCGGCGGCGAGTTGTTTGCGCTGGGCCGGGCGGGTGAGCGCTTCGCCGTACGCAACAGCGGCGCGGTCGCTGTGGTCGAAGGCAGCGGCGATCACGCCTGCGAATACATGACCGGAGGCGTGGTGGTGATTCTCGGCAGCACCGGCCGCAACGTGGCCGCCGGGATGACCGGTGGCGTGGCGTTCCTGCTCGACGAGCACGACGGACTCGCCGCCCGGCTCAACCCGGAGATCGTCTCGATGGTTCCGCTGGACACCCCCGAGCAGGAGCAACTGCTCAAGCCATTGCTGGAGACCCATCTCGAGCTCACCGGCAGCCGCCGGGCCGCCGAGGTGCTTGCCAACTGGCCTCAGTGGCGTCCCCGCTTCAAGGTGCTCGTTCCCCCCAGTGAGCTGGCCACCGTCGGTCTGGCTGAGGGCCGCGTCACGGTGCCCGCCTAG
- a CDS encoding phosphodiester glycosidase family protein, producing the protein MPRPSPLPLFRRRARREAVAGSGAIQVSGGLRRVLLLGSAFVSGSLCAAPLLIAPGAGAQNRWPPPVPPPPALEPQRLPQRFGTASTVETGQRLEINGRRQTARWEQRGSASRGDLELWLPLEVLEGQLGFTSRSSTQGGLELEWFGRTLLVPAGAQRSLDDEVAVDVSRLLLDAGVSWQRQERGTLRLELPAATLEQIRVSSPGAIASSGVRRVVLDLSGPAFVRREAGELQMALRSTPAQLAQLQSLGLQARPGSDGLTIALPASGPGAVLTLGGPARVVLDLTGAAPGPVRATAPSTAQLQALLNKGITVERQVRALGNRRMLVNSVRLDPRRSPVELRLLTSAEGMEGLTSLPQLAGQEQALVAINGGFFNRVRRLPLGALKDDGRWLSGPILNRGAVGWQDGAVPQFGWLSLTEWVSDGSGQRLPVMALNSGYVQRGLARYTAEWGRSYRAISGGETALLVNGSFVRQQFNSAQLEQGIALGPEDVLLVGRGGVVPPWDVGSRLSLSSQPTHPLGQSRSVLGGGPLLLLNGRTVLNGSAEGFSAAFLQQGAPRTVIASDGSQIWLLTLQGVEHAGPTLRETAQLLQQLGLRDALNLDGGSSTGLMLSGTLSVQGRGVAARIHNGLGLVPRDPSRAADASEGSTASSP; encoded by the coding sequence ATGCCGAGGCCTTCGCCATTGCCGCTGTTCCGCCGTCGTGCCAGGCGGGAAGCCGTTGCTGGTTCTGGCGCCATCCAGGTGAGCGGCGGCCTGAGGCGTGTGCTGCTGCTGGGCAGCGCGTTCGTCAGCGGCAGCCTTTGCGCCGCACCGCTGCTCATCGCTCCGGGAGCGGGGGCGCAGAACCGGTGGCCGCCGCCCGTTCCGCCGCCCCCGGCCCTCGAACCTCAGCGCCTGCCGCAACGGTTCGGCACAGCATCCACCGTTGAGACCGGCCAGCGCCTGGAGATCAACGGCCGCCGGCAGACGGCTCGCTGGGAGCAGCGGGGCTCCGCCAGCCGGGGGGATCTGGAGCTGTGGCTGCCCCTGGAAGTGCTGGAGGGCCAGCTGGGCTTCACCAGCCGCTCGTCCACACAGGGAGGTCTGGAACTCGAGTGGTTCGGCCGCACGCTGCTGGTGCCTGCCGGGGCTCAGCGCAGCCTCGACGACGAGGTGGCCGTGGATGTGAGCCGCCTGCTGCTGGATGCCGGCGTGAGCTGGCAGCGGCAGGAGCGAGGCACTCTGCGGCTGGAACTGCCGGCGGCCACGCTGGAGCAGATCCGGGTGTCCTCGCCGGGGGCGATCGCCAGCTCGGGCGTACGGCGTGTGGTGCTCGATCTCAGCGGCCCGGCATTCGTGCGGCGAGAGGCTGGCGAACTGCAGATGGCGCTGCGCAGCACCCCGGCCCAGCTGGCCCAGCTGCAATCCCTCGGCCTGCAGGCGCGCCCCGGCAGCGACGGCCTGACGATCGCCTTGCCGGCCAGCGGACCCGGGGCCGTGCTCACCCTGGGCGGGCCGGCCCGCGTGGTGCTTGATCTGACCGGTGCTGCTCCAGGTCCGGTGCGCGCCACAGCGCCAAGCACCGCCCAGCTGCAGGCCCTGCTCAACAAGGGCATCACCGTGGAGCGACAGGTGCGCGCCCTCGGCAACCGACGCATGCTGGTGAACAGCGTGCGGCTCGATCCCCGCCGCAGCCCCGTGGAGCTGCGCTTGCTCACCAGCGCCGAGGGGATGGAAGGCCTCACCTCCCTTCCTCAGCTGGCAGGGCAGGAACAGGCCCTGGTGGCCATCAACGGCGGGTTCTTCAACCGGGTGCGGCGTCTGCCCCTGGGAGCCCTCAAAGACGACGGGCGCTGGCTTTCAGGACCGATCCTCAACCGGGGGGCCGTGGGCTGGCAGGACGGCGCCGTACCGCAGTTCGGCTGGCTGAGCCTCACGGAATGGGTGAGTGACGGCAGCGGCCAGCGCCTGCCGGTGATGGCCCTCAACAGTGGCTATGTGCAGCGAGGCCTGGCGCGCTACACCGCTGAATGGGGGCGAAGCTATCGGGCGATCAGCGGCGGGGAAACGGCCCTGCTGGTCAACGGCAGCTTCGTGCGGCAGCAGTTCAACAGTGCCCAGCTGGAACAGGGCATCGCTCTTGGCCCCGAGGACGTGCTGCTGGTGGGGCGGGGCGGGGTTGTGCCGCCGTGGGACGTGGGCAGCCGGTTGAGCCTGAGCAGCCAGCCGACCCATCCGCTCGGCCAGAGCCGCTCGGTGCTCGGGGGTGGTCCGCTGCTGCTGCTGAACGGGCGCACCGTGCTCAATGGCAGCGCCGAAGGCTTCAGCGCCGCTTTCCTGCAGCAGGGGGCGCCCCGCACGGTGATCGCCAGCGATGGCTCTCAGATCTGGCTCCTCACCCTCCAGGGGGTCGAGCATGCGGGGCCCACCCTGCGGGAAACGGCCCAGCTCCTGCAGCAGCTGGGCCTGCGCGATGCGCTCAACCTCGATGGCGGCAGCTCCACCGGCCTGATGCTCTCCGGCACCCTGTCGGTGCAGGGCCGAGGGGTGGCCGCCCGCATCCACAACGGCCTGGGTCTGGTGCCTCGTGACCCCTCTCGCGCGGCCGACGCCTCAGAGGGCTCCACAGCCAGCTCCCCCTGA
- a CDS encoding AIR synthase codes for MPRGLTVQLTPAAAAELGRQAAVAGTPGLMHLDLVEGTCEQWVIRLRPGHLAGTPVARADGLTLHAPADQIGQLAGLSLDYRGDLSGGGFLIRPGEGVACCPCGAAFSRQGRRGATTK; via the coding sequence ATGCCCCGAGGCCTCACCGTGCAGCTGACGCCGGCAGCCGCCGCCGAACTCGGTCGGCAGGCCGCTGTGGCCGGCACGCCGGGGCTGATGCACCTCGATCTGGTGGAGGGCACCTGCGAGCAGTGGGTGATCCGCCTGCGTCCGGGGCATCTGGCCGGCACCCCTGTGGCCCGTGCCGATGGCCTCACCCTGCATGCACCCGCCGACCAGATCGGCCAGCTGGCCGGCCTGAGCCTTGATTACCGCGGCGATCTCAGCGGTGGCGGGTTTCTGATCCGGCCGGGCGAGGGGGTGGCGTGCTGCCCGTGCGGAGCCGCCTTCAGCCGGCAAGGGCGTCGGGGTGCCACGACAAAGTAA
- the rpsL gene encoding 30S ribosomal protein S12, whose translation MPTIQQLIRSERQRLTRKTKSPALRACPERRGVCTRVYTSTPKKPNSALRKVARVRLTSGFEVTAYIPGIGHNLQEHSVVLIRGGRVKDLPGVRYHIIRGTLDTSGVKDRRQSRSKYGAKAPKA comes from the coding sequence ATGCCCACGATCCAGCAGCTGATCCGCTCCGAGCGGCAACGCCTCACCCGCAAGACCAAATCCCCAGCGCTGCGGGCCTGCCCCGAGCGCCGTGGTGTGTGCACCCGCGTGTACACCTCCACGCCGAAGAAGCCCAACTCGGCGCTTCGCAAGGTGGCCCGCGTGCGGCTCACCTCCGGCTTTGAGGTCACCGCCTACATCCCCGGCATCGGCCACAACCTGCAGGAGCACTCCGTCGTGCTGATCCGCGGCGGTCGTGTCAAGGATCTGCCCGGGGTCCGCTACCACATCATCCGCGGCACCCTCGACACCTCCGGTGTGAAGGACCGCCGCCAGAGCCGCTCCAAGTACGGCGCCAAGGCTCCCAAGGCCTGA
- the rpsG gene encoding 30S ribosomal protein S7 has protein sequence MSRRNAAEKRPVLPDPQFNSRLATMVVARLMKHGKKSTAQRILSDAFGLISERTGADALEVFETAVRNATPLVEVRARRVGGATYQVPMEVRQERGTAMALRWLVNFSRARNGRSMAQKLAGELMDAANEAGSAVRKREETHKMAEANKAFAHYRY, from the coding sequence ATGTCACGCCGCAACGCTGCCGAGAAGCGCCCGGTTCTCCCCGACCCCCAGTTCAACAGCAGGCTGGCAACCATGGTTGTGGCCCGGCTGATGAAGCACGGCAAAAAGTCCACCGCACAGCGGATTCTTTCTGATGCCTTCGGGCTGATCAGCGAGCGCACCGGCGCCGACGCGCTGGAAGTGTTCGAAACCGCCGTGCGCAATGCCACCCCCCTGGTTGAAGTGCGCGCCCGCCGCGTTGGTGGCGCCACCTACCAGGTGCCGATGGAAGTGCGGCAGGAGCGGGGCACCGCCATGGCTCTCCGCTGGCTGGTCAACTTCTCGCGCGCCCGCAACGGCCGCAGCATGGCCCAGAAGCTGGCAGGTGAACTCATGGACGCGGCCAACGAAGCCGGCAGCGCGGTGCGCAAGCGCGAGGAAACCCACAAGATGGCAGAAGCGAACAAAGCCTTCGCCCACTACCGCTACTGA
- the fusA gene encoding elongation factor G yields the protein MARAYPLERVRNIGIAAHIDAGKTTTTERILFYSGVVHKMGEVHDGAAVTDWMEQERERGITITAAAISTSWKDNRINIIDTPGHVDFTIEVERSMRVLDGVVAVFCAVGGVQPQSETVWRQADRYNVPRIVFVNKMDRTGANFLKVYDQIKDRLKANAAPIQLPIGAEGELKGIIDLVRQKAIIYTNDLGTDILEGDIPDDMKEEAALWRGKLMESVAETDEELLDSYLENGELTDEQLVKGIRVGVVKHGLVPMLCGSAFKNKGVQLVLDAVVDYLPAPVDVPPITGLLPDGTESNRPCDDNAPFSALAFKVMADPYGKLTFVRMYSGVLQKGSYVMNSTKDKKERISRLILLKADDREEVDELRAGDLGAVLGLKDTTTGDTLCVESAPIILESLFIPEPVISVAVEPKTKGDMEKLSKALQSLSEEDPTFRVSTDPETGQTVIAGMGELHLEILVDRMLREFKVEANIGAPQVSYRETIRGKAKGEGKFARQTGGKGQYGHVVIEMEPGEPGSGFEFVNKIVGGIVPKEYIGPAENGMKETCQSGVIAGFPMIDVKVTMVDGSYHDVDSSEMAFKIAGSMAFKDGVKKCNPVLLEPMMKVEVEIPEDYLGSVIGDLSSRRGQVEGQSIDNGQSKVQTKVPLAEMFGYATQLRSMTQGRGIFSMEFSHYEEVPRNVAEAIISKNQGNS from the coding sequence GTGGCCCGCGCCTACCCCCTGGAACGCGTCAGAAATATCGGGATTGCCGCCCACATCGACGCGGGCAAAACCACCACCACCGAGCGGATTCTCTTCTACTCAGGTGTCGTCCACAAGATGGGCGAGGTGCACGATGGCGCCGCCGTCACCGACTGGATGGAGCAGGAGCGGGAGCGCGGCATCACCATCACTGCGGCGGCCATTTCCACCAGCTGGAAGGACAACCGCATCAATATCATCGATACCCCCGGCCACGTCGACTTCACGATTGAAGTGGAGCGGTCGATGCGGGTTCTCGACGGGGTGGTGGCTGTGTTCTGCGCCGTGGGTGGCGTCCAGCCCCAGTCCGAAACCGTGTGGCGGCAGGCCGATCGCTACAACGTGCCCCGCATCGTGTTCGTCAACAAGATGGACCGCACGGGTGCCAACTTCCTGAAGGTCTACGACCAGATCAAGGACCGCCTGAAGGCCAACGCGGCACCGATCCAGCTGCCGATCGGAGCAGAAGGAGAACTCAAGGGCATCATCGACCTGGTGCGCCAGAAGGCGATCATCTACACGAACGATCTCGGCACCGACATCCTCGAGGGAGACATCCCCGACGACATGAAGGAAGAAGCCGCACTCTGGCGCGGCAAGCTCATGGAATCGGTGGCCGAAACCGATGAGGAGCTCCTCGACAGTTACCTTGAAAACGGCGAACTCACCGACGAGCAGCTGGTCAAGGGCATTCGCGTCGGCGTGGTGAAGCACGGCCTGGTGCCGATGCTCTGCGGATCCGCCTTCAAGAACAAAGGGGTGCAACTGGTACTCGACGCAGTCGTCGACTACCTACCCGCACCGGTGGACGTTCCGCCGATCACCGGCCTGCTGCCCGATGGCACCGAGTCCAACCGTCCCTGCGACGACAATGCTCCCTTCAGTGCACTGGCCTTCAAGGTGATGGCCGACCCCTACGGCAAACTCACCTTCGTGAGGATGTACTCGGGGGTGCTGCAGAAGGGCAGCTATGTGATGAACAGCACCAAAGACAAGAAGGAGCGGATCTCCCGCCTGATCCTGCTCAAAGCAGACGATCGCGAAGAAGTTGACGAACTGCGCGCTGGTGATCTCGGGGCCGTTCTCGGCCTCAAGGACACCACCACCGGCGACACGCTCTGCGTGGAGAGTGCGCCCATCATTCTGGAATCCCTGTTCATCCCAGAACCGGTGATCTCGGTGGCGGTGGAGCCGAAGACCAAGGGCGACATGGAGAAACTCTCCAAAGCACTGCAATCCCTCTCTGAGGAAGATCCCACCTTCCGCGTTTCCACCGACCCCGAAACGGGCCAGACCGTGATCGCCGGCATGGGCGAGCTTCACCTGGAAATCCTGGTGGATCGCATGCTGCGGGAGTTCAAGGTGGAAGCCAACATCGGCGCTCCGCAGGTGTCTTACCGCGAAACGATCCGCGGCAAGGCCAAAGGTGAAGGCAAGTTCGCCCGCCAGACCGGCGGTAAAGGCCAGTACGGCCATGTGGTGATCGAAATGGAGCCGGGTGAGCCCGGTTCCGGCTTTGAGTTCGTCAACAAGATCGTCGGCGGCATCGTGCCGAAGGAATACATCGGTCCTGCCGAAAACGGCATGAAGGAAACCTGCCAGTCCGGCGTGATTGCCGGTTTCCCGATGATCGATGTGAAGGTCACCATGGTGGACGGGTCCTACCACGATGTCGACTCTTCGGAGATGGCTTTCAAGATCGCTGGTTCGATGGCCTTCAAGGACGGCGTCAAGAAGTGCAATCCTGTACTCCTTGAGCCGATGATGAAGGTGGAAGTCGAAATCCCCGAGGACTACCTCGGTTCGGTGATCGGTGACCTCTCCTCACGTCGCGGGCAGGTCGAAGGCCAGTCCATCGACAACGGACAATCCAAAGTCCAAACCAAGGTGCCCCTGGCCGAGATGTTCGGCTACGCCACCCAGCTCCGATCCATGACCCAGGGTCGGGGTATTTTCTCGATGGAGTTCAGCCATTACGAGGAAGTTCCTCGCAATGTGGCTGAGGCCATCATCTCCAAGAATCAGGGCAATTCCTGA